Proteins encoded in a region of the Coffea eugenioides isolate CCC68of chromosome 4, Ceug_1.0, whole genome shotgun sequence genome:
- the LOC113769253 gene encoding B3 domain-containing protein At3g17010-like, which translates to MGKRDLEKERRPTVFPCMIMIGILCFGIVQGFKIGVISMSVGMSAQFNIIIPVSRVNDKAAFRKIPPDFVKKFDKDVPQTFILEGPQGRSWLILVVKVGECFYFQEGWQNFVEDNSLENDDFLTFCYSGCSTFYVEIFGKHGCRKKVACTTWKDNAMHRNDNAVEQLHGKSNNSPKQMGRSLRSGTRGSCSEISQAGKVQDNSRHNSDLFKVQLTKTYANKYVKFPRDFENVENHWRNGKSAFLRVQGREWKVNIAESGKYFFLSTGWSTFAKENSLKEGDECNFELIDNNATQLLCPFLGLIAMYWPFAFCILSSPEGNVASLVKSYKSGDCVVVIRIGKDGVSYGICGYL; encoded by the exons ATGGGAAAAAGAGATctagagaaagaaagaaggccTACTGTTTTTCCCTGCATGATCATGATTGGAATACTCTGTTTTGGCATCGTCCAGGGATTCAAGATTGGAGTAATTTCAATGTCTGTT GGTATGAGCGCTCAATTCAACATAATAATTCCTGTTTCCCGAGTTAATGACAAAGCAGCTTTCAGG AAAATTCCGCCAGACTTTGTCAAGAAATTCGATAAAGATGTACCTCAGACATTCATACTTGAGGGTCCCCAGGGAAGATCTTGGCTGATTTTAGTCGTCAAAGTTGGAGAATGTTTCTATTTTCAGGAGGGTTGGCAAAATTTTGTGGAAGATAACTCCTTGGAGAATGACGATTTTCTAACTTTCTGCTACAGTGGTTGTTCAACATTTTACGTTGAAATATTTGGCAAACACGGCTGTAGAAAGAAAGTTGCTTGCACAACTTGGAAAGACAATGCAATGCATAGGAATGACAATGCCGTGGAACAGCTCCATG GCAAATCGAACAATAGTCCTAAGCAAATGGGAAGATCATTACGTTCCGGGACAAGGGGTTCATGTTCAGAGATTAGTCAAGCTGGCAAAGTGCAGGACAACTCGAGACACAATTCTGATCTTTTTAAAGTTCAACTGACAAAAACTTATGCTAACAAATATGTG AAGTTTCCAcgagattttgaaaatgttgaAAACCATTGGAGGAATGGAAAAAGCGCTTTCTTGCGGGTTCAGGGAAGAGAATGGAAGGTGAACATAGCCGAAAGTgggaaatatttttttctttctacagGTTGGTCCACTTTTGCGAAAGAGAATTCTCTGAAAGAAGGAGATGAGTGCAATTTTGAGCTGATAGATAACAACGCG ACACAGCTTCTGTGCCCTTTCTTGGGATTAATAGCAATGTATTGGCCTTTTGCATTCTGTATTTTAAGTTCTCCAGAAGGAAAtg TGGCATCCTTAGTTAAAAGCTACAAGTCAGGAGATTGTGTTGTGGTTATCAGAATTGGTAAAGATGGTGTTTCATATGGCATTTGTGGCTACCTTTAG